From a single Tachypleus tridentatus isolate NWPU-2018 chromosome 6, ASM421037v1, whole genome shotgun sequence genomic region:
- the LOC143253324 gene encoding uncharacterized protein LOC143253324, producing MKTLDQMFEGVADFVGKVPVEGPLTELTLQRCLKTLPLFSHDQSLKHSTQDNTWRVRFDGQCLTASNNKPNSLEIEKMDLENVVLCYLPRDSSRSVVWVVRNGTRKETKEAWVWRCAVEKDAIQLYHMYHEVIEKRRYGSDSVHCVKNSVKKNFTDELSAIVAEGLNLKKCGELPKTVRPEGCPHIRINLISQSEEKDEITSDQNQEFTTSTKNLEFNKNSSVQAVKEKPKVPPRTRRKAPPPRPPRKATKQISKPSQPKDTFKAHNSPGCVQQQLSSNVKEDKGSIKASSEEVKNVTNREVLVAVSRSCRDRKPVSTRQREPAKLLASRPEETPWESKISRGTSPHRPAGGASLGTLVKNLLGADSSNHSRTEGVKSFENHYNRQRSRSTVPSTPGWSAAEDYCVLEKSWKDGDNNRKSSDVLAVPYTKWITEAGSGDPQINSGLLRKVFGNKPTNGSKNLTSNEIPSPVSHLDLLEGFHTFSKSLNPNKSKFVGFQSQPSGSLTSDESDSGTETKPKSVLKKPSSSVDGLHESKKNVTFNTMTTVQVMEE from the coding sequence ATGAAAACACTAGATCAAATGTTTGAAGGCGTCGCAGATTTTGTAGGTAAAGTTCCTGTGGAAGGACCTCTGACGGAGTTAACTTTACAACGATGCCTGAAGACGTTGCCGCTTTTTTCGCACGACCAATCTTTGAAGCATTCAACCCAAGATAACACTTGGCGCGTACGGTTCGATGGTCAGTGTCTCACCGCTTCGAATAATAAACCGAATTCCCTCGAGATCGAGAAAATGGATTTGGAAAACGTAGTCCTGTGTTATTTACCGAGAGATTCTTCAAGATCTGTTGTGTGGGTTGTTCGAAATGGAAccagaaaagaaacaaaagaggCCTGGGTTTGGAGATGCGCAGTGGAGAAGGATGCCATACAGTTATATCACATGTATCACGAAGTGATAGAGAAGAGACGTTACGGGAGTGactctgtacactgtgtcaagaactctgtaaagaaaaactttacagATGAACTCTCCGCTATTGTAGCTGAAGGGTTAAACCTGAAGAAGTGTGGGGAACTTCCCAAGACGGTGAGACCTGAAGGATGTCCACACATTCGAATAAATCTTATTTCACAGTCAGAAGAAAAGGACGaaataacttctgatcaaaatcAAGAGTTTACTACATCTACAAAAAATCtggaatttaataaaaattctaGTGTCCAGGCAGTGAAAGAAAAACCTAAAGTTCCACCTCGAACAAGGAGAAAAGCGCCACCTCCTCGTCCACCAAGAAAGGCTACTAAACAAATATCTAAACCTAGTCAACCAAAAGATACGTTTAAAGCACACAATTCGCCAGGTTGCGTTCAACAACAATTGTCTAGTAATGTCAAAGAAGACAAAGGTTCAATCAAAGCCTCTTCTGAAGAAGTGAAGAATGTTACAAACCGGGAAGTCCTGGTAGCCGTATCTCGCTCGTGTCGCGACCGTAAGCCCGTATCAACTCGTCAACGCGAGCCCGCCAAACTTTTAGCCTCAAGACCAGAAGAAACCCCGTGGGAGAGCAAAATCAGTCGTGGCACGTCACCTCATCGGCCTGCTGGTGGAGCTTCTCTGGGAACTCTGGTGAAAAATCTTCTAGGAGCGGATTCTTCAAATCATTCCAGAACAGAAGGAGTAAAGAGTTTTGAAAATCATTACAACAGACAGAGGAGTAGGAGCACTGTTCCTTCTACTCCTGGATGGTCTGCAGCTGAAGACTACTGTGTACTGGAGAAGTCATGGAAAGACGGCGACAACAACCGTAAATCTTCTGACGTCCTTGCTGTGCCGTACACCAAGTGGATAACCGAGGCAGGGAGTGGTGACCCACAGATCAACAGCGGCTTGCTTCGGAAAGTGTTTGGAAACAAACCTACGAATGGAAGTAAAAATCTTACGTCAAATGAGATCCCCAGCCCAGTCTCTCATCTGGATCTTTTAGAAGGTTTTCACACTTTCTCGAAGTCACTAAATCCGAACAAGTCGAAATTTGTGGGTTTTCAGTCGCAACCATCCGGGTCATTAACAAGCGACGAGTCCGACAGCGGGACGGAAACCAAGCCAAAATCAGTGTTAAAGAAACCCTCTTCCAGTGTTGACGGTTTACACGAGTCCAAGAAAAATGTGACTTTTAACACTATGactacagttcaagttatggaaGAGTGA